A portion of the Synechococcales cyanobacterium CNB genome contains these proteins:
- a CDS encoding sulfotransferase domain-containing protein produces MPPVAAGRQEMGGIGMDPTKTLENLARRFLPPSAAREAKRVAVWPRYWAQRAACRRGFREYGSRYPHPVLFVAGLPKSGTTWLEKMISSFPGFHELLIPEVASHELRTGGSHDFELPDDMFERFRGMLVLTKMHAHGSVHNAGVLKRAGVPYVVLYRDLRDVAVSNYFYVRNTPWHPEYPLYAPLPLQEGLRVFSERTLPAYAAWVRSWRDNRDPEASLMLRYEDMLADARGSLTRIAALFGLDDSPETIGGIVEAHSFERMSGGRERGQDDAKAFVRKGVAGDWRNHFDDALRRTYKSTIGEFLVEFGYEAGLDW; encoded by the coding sequence GTGCCACCCGTCGCGGCGGGCCGACAGGAGATGGGTGGGATCGGCATGGACCCGACGAAAACCCTTGAAAACCTCGCGAGGAGGTTCCTTCCTCCGTCGGCGGCTCGTGAGGCCAAGCGAGTGGCCGTCTGGCCGCGGTACTGGGCCCAGCGTGCCGCGTGCCGGCGCGGGTTTCGAGAGTACGGGTCGCGGTACCCGCACCCGGTGCTGTTCGTGGCGGGGCTGCCCAAGAGCGGCACGACGTGGCTGGAGAAGATGATCTCGTCGTTCCCCGGCTTCCACGAACTGCTGATCCCCGAGGTGGCGTCGCACGAGCTGCGCACGGGCGGGAGCCACGACTTCGAACTTCCCGACGACATGTTCGAGCGGTTCCGCGGGATGCTGGTGCTGACGAAGATGCACGCGCACGGCTCGGTGCACAACGCGGGCGTGCTGAAGCGTGCGGGCGTGCCGTACGTCGTGCTGTACCGCGACCTGCGTGACGTGGCGGTGAGCAACTACTTCTACGTTCGGAACACGCCCTGGCACCCGGAATACCCGCTGTATGCGCCGCTGCCGCTGCAGGAGGGGCTGCGCGTGTTTTCGGAGCGGACCCTTCCTGCGTACGCGGCGTGGGTGCGTTCGTGGCGCGACAACCGCGACCCCGAGGCGAGCCTGATGCTGCGCTACGAGGACATGCTGGCGGATGCGCGGGGGTCGCTGACGCGGATCGCGGCGCTCTTCGGGCTGGACGATTCGCCGGAGACGATCGGCGGGATCGTGGAGGCGCACTCGTTCGAACGGATGAGCGGGGGCCGTGAGCGCGGGCAGGACGACGCGAAGGCGTTCGTGCGCAAGGGCGTGGCGGGGGACTGGCGGAACCACTTCGACGACGCCCTGCGGCGGACGTACAAGAGCACGATCGGGGAGTTTCTCGTGGAGTTCGGGTACGAGGCCGGGCTGGACTGGTGA
- a CDS encoding colanic acid biosynthesis acetyltransferase WcaF, with translation MRVFLWRTLGRWAFRLSPHVANRWRRAVLRAFGARLAPNMKVRRSVAIDCPWLLSVGSLTVIGDRAALRGAGRITIGDRCVVSQLAIVTTEARDPAAPGHPVRRRDVVLEDDCWLAADALALPGTRLRAGTVVGARSLVQGDTLPGWTVAAGQPARPMKKREFVNVASA, from the coding sequence GTGAGGGTGTTCCTATGGCGCACGCTCGGGCGATGGGCATTCCGGCTCTCGCCGCACGTCGCCAACCGCTGGCGACGCGCCGTGCTCCGCGCCTTCGGCGCACGCCTCGCCCCGAACATGAAGGTCCGGCGCAGCGTCGCCATCGATTGCCCGTGGCTCCTCTCCGTCGGCTCGCTCACTGTCATCGGCGACCGGGCCGCCCTCCGAGGGGCGGGGCGGATCACCATCGGCGACCGCTGCGTCGTCAGCCAACTCGCCATCGTCACGACCGAGGCCCGCGACCCCGCCGCGCCGGGCCATCCCGTCCGCCGCCGCGACGTCGTGCTCGAGGACGACTGTTGGCTCGCCGCCGACGCCCTCGCCCTGCCCGGTACACGGCTGCGCGCGGGCACCGTCGTCGGCGCACGCTCCCTCGTGCAGGGCGACACCCTGCCCGGCTGGACCGTCGCGGCGGGACAGCCCGCGCGGCCGATGAAGAAACGCGAGTTCGTCAACGTGGCTTCGGCCTGA
- the wcaF gene encoding colanic acid biosynthesis acetyltransferase WcaF: protein MNTGIDISNKPSPHSLGNRLRRVAWGLVQATVFRWIPRPMHALRARILRLFGARVSLKARVCPRARIWGPWNLVMGDYATLADDVDCYCVDTIEIGAHATVSQYSYLCGATHDHEDRRFTLRPMPIRIGASCWIAADVFVGPGVTIGEGTVVGARSSVFHDLPPWKVCVGTPAKPVKDRVIRERDREAP, encoded by the coding sequence ATGAACACCGGAATCGACATCTCGAACAAGCCCAGCCCGCACAGCCTCGGCAACCGCCTCCGCCGCGTCGCCTGGGGACTCGTGCAGGCAACGGTCTTCCGCTGGATCCCCCGCCCCATGCACGCCCTGCGCGCCCGCATCCTGCGCCTCTTCGGCGCGCGCGTCTCGCTCAAGGCCCGCGTCTGCCCGCGCGCCCGCATCTGGGGGCCGTGGAACCTCGTCATGGGCGACTACGCCACGCTCGCCGACGACGTGGATTGCTACTGCGTCGATACCATCGAGATCGGCGCGCACGCCACTGTCAGCCAATACTCGTACCTCTGCGGTGCGACTCACGACCACGAGGACCGACGCTTCACGCTCCGACCCATGCCGATCCGCATCGGCGCATCGTGCTGGATCGCCGCCGACGTCTTCGTCGGCCCGGGCGTCACGATCGGCGAGGGCACCGTCGTCGGAGCGAGATCCAGCGTCTTCCACGACCTGCCGCCGTGGAAGGTCTGCGTCGGCACGCCCGCCAAGCCCGTCAAGGACCGCGTGATCCGCGAGCGCGACCGCGAAGCGCCATGA